The Haloplanus salinarum genome includes a region encoding these proteins:
- a CDS encoding NADH-quinone oxidoreductase subunit D, with translation MSLEESTPDTVETAVTTAEEIEDLLGDLVLDRDDHLNAPGFVVRPDEVQDTLFRLRDEAGFDHLSCVTAQEYEDRYESIYHLKKYDDPTDEVSVVVPTPTDDPVSESAEPVYRTADWHEREAYDLVGIEYDDHPDLRRILLPETWQGHPLSRDYDQDRPQVVPLREHANPLQEDHEGEDDTMFLNIGPHHPATHGVLHLKTVLDGEQVVDVESDIGYLHRCEEQICQQGTYRYQIMPYPDRWDYISAGLLNEWAYARVAEDLADIEVPEYAQVIRTMGAELCRIAAHMLAVGTFALDVYGDFTAIFMYAVRDREKVQNILEELTGQRLMFNYFRLGGVVWDLPEPREDFFEMIRDFLDDLPEALEEYHDMISANEILQVRTVDTGVLPPEVAKSYGATGPVARGSGVDYDLRRDDPYGYYDELDWDVAVEDGCDNYSRLLVRLREVEESAKIIEQCVDLLEDWPEDDRTIQSNVPRTIRPDDDAEIYRAVEGAKGELGIYVRADGTEKPARFKIRSPCFSNLQTLPEMSNGEYIPDLIASLGSLDIVLGEVDR, from the coding sequence ATGAGCCTGGAAGAATCCACCCCGGACACGGTCGAAACGGCCGTGACGACGGCCGAGGAGATCGAGGACCTGCTCGGCGATCTGGTCCTCGACCGGGACGACCACCTCAACGCGCCGGGCTTCGTGGTCCGACCGGACGAGGTGCAGGACACCCTCTTCCGACTGCGCGACGAGGCCGGGTTCGATCACCTCTCCTGTGTCACCGCACAGGAGTACGAGGACCGCTACGAGTCCATCTACCACCTCAAGAAGTACGACGACCCCACCGACGAGGTGAGCGTCGTCGTCCCGACGCCGACCGACGACCCCGTGAGCGAGTCGGCGGAACCCGTCTACCGCACCGCCGACTGGCACGAACGCGAGGCCTACGACCTGGTCGGCATCGAGTACGACGACCACCCGGACCTCCGTCGCATCCTCCTGCCCGAGACGTGGCAGGGCCACCCGCTCTCCCGGGACTACGACCAGGATCGGCCCCAGGTCGTCCCCCTGCGGGAGCACGCCAACCCGCTCCAGGAGGACCACGAGGGCGAGGACGACACGATGTTCCTCAACATCGGTCCCCACCACCCGGCGACCCACGGCGTCCTCCACCTCAAGACCGTCCTCGACGGCGAACAGGTGGTCGACGTGGAGTCCGACATCGGCTACCTCCACCGGTGTGAGGAGCAGATCTGTCAGCAGGGCACCTACCGCTACCAGATCATGCCCTACCCCGACCGGTGGGACTACATCTCGGCGGGGCTGCTCAACGAGTGGGCCTACGCCCGCGTCGCGGAGGACCTCGCGGACATCGAAGTGCCCGAGTACGCGCAAGTCATCCGGACGATGGGCGCCGAACTCTGTCGGATCGCGGCGCACATGCTCGCGGTCGGTACCTTCGCGCTCGACGTCTACGGCGACTTCACCGCCATCTTCATGTACGCCGTCCGGGACCGCGAGAAGGTCCAGAACATCCTCGAAGAGCTGACGGGCCAGCGGCTCATGTTCAACTACTTCCGGCTCGGCGGGGTCGTCTGGGACCTGCCCGAACCCCGCGAGGACTTCTTCGAGATGATCCGGGACTTCCTCGACGACCTGCCGGAGGCCCTCGAGGAGTACCACGACATGATCTCGGCCAACGAGATCCTGCAGGTCCGCACCGTCGACACGGGCGTCCTGCCCCCGGAGGTCGCCAAGAGCTACGGGGCCACGGGGCCGGTTGCTCGGGGGTCGGGCGTCGACTACGATCTGCGCCGCGACGACCCGTACGGCTACTACGACGAACTCGACTGGGACGTCGCCGTCGAGGACGGCTGTGACAACTACAGCCGCCTCCTCGTCCGACTCCGCGAAGTCGAGGAGTCCGCGAAGATCATCGAACAGTGCGTCGACCTGCTCGAGGACTGGCCCGAGGACGACCGAACGATCCAGTCGAACGTTCCGCGGACCATCCGCCCGGACGACGACGCCGAAATCTACCGCGCCGTCGAGGGTGCGAAAGGCGAACTCGGCATCTACGTCCGCGCGGACGGCACCGAGAAGCCGGCCCGGTTCAAGATCCGGAGCCCCTGCTTCTCGAACCTCCAGACGCTCCCGGAGATGTCGAACGGCGAGTACATCCCCGACCTGATCGCGTCGCTCGGTAGCCTCGACATCGTGCTCGGCGAGGTGGATCGCTGA